In Aspergillus fumigatus Af293 chromosome 6, whole genome shotgun sequence, the genomic window AACTGCTGGGTGCTTCTCCCCGCGGCCAAATGGGGAAACCTGGGCTCATACAAGCACGGACTCATGTCCAATTCTCTCCTCACGACGAATGGCACCAAATATCCCATCCTGGATCTGCTGACCCCCGACTTTCGCCTGAACCAAACGGCCTACGAGGAGATCGGCCCCATGTACATGGGGCTCCAGAACGTCTGGGCGACATTCTTCGACTACGCCAAGGTCACGGCGTCGGTGGCATGGGTCGCTACTTTTGGCTACTCCCAAGTCAAGGGGAACCTCCTCAAGATGTTCAGGTCCCGGGATAAAACCTCCCAGACCAAAGGCGAAGGCATCAATCACCAGTACACCGACCGCCTCAACGTTCTCCAGCGATCCTACCAGGAAGTCCCGCTCTGGTGGTACCTGGTGCTGTTCATGGCcggcttcatcatcctcatcgtctccatcgcCTGCGGCTACCTCTGGATCCCGATCTGGACCGTCTTCGTCGCCCTCGGGAGCGCCGCTGCGCTGGTCCTCCCCTTCGCCTTCCTCTACGCCGTCTCGAACTACCAGCTTGCCGTTGGCTCCTTCAACGAGCTCATCTACGGCTACATGGTGCACACCAAGGCCGGCGAGGGCCACCGGCACCCCTGCGGGCCCTCCACCTACGGCTCCATCGCCGGCGACGCCTGGTACCGCGCGCAGTACATGCTCCAGGACCAGAAAATCGGACACTACATGCATATCCCCCCGCGCACCGTCTTCTTCTCGCAGGTCTTCGGCACCGTCCTCGGCATCCCCATGAACTACGCCGTCATGCGCTGGGTCCTGTCCACCAAGCGCGACGTCCTTACCGGCGCCAAGCCCGATCCGCTGCACCAATGGACCGGCCAGTCGCTCATCTCCTCGAATACACTCGGCGTGCAGTACGCCGTCATCGGACCTGCCGAGCTCTTCAAACAGAGCGAGATGAGGCCGCTCCCCTGGTCGTTCCTGCTGGGTGCGTTGCTCCCGCCGGTGCTGTACGGCCTGCATCGTCTCCTGCCGCGCTGGCGCATCGATCTCTGGAACGTGagcattttcttctccgggCTGGCGGTGTTCTACGGGAATTTGAGTACGGGATACACGTCTGCCATTATCGGGGGGTATGTGGTCATGTACTGGGCGTATCGGAAGCGGTTCGAGGTGTGGAAGCGGTACAGTTACATGATTGCAGCGGCGTTCGATGCCGGGTTCAACCTGAACATGCTGCTGAttttcttgttctttggGTCGGGGAAGCAGATCTCCATGCCGAATTGGTGGGGGAATAATCCAGATTCCGTGGAGAGGTGTTTTGCTTTGGACTAGTCGTGTTAGTCTGTATATCTACTGTTACTTCTAGACCGGAAAAGAGACTTCCCGTATACCCGTGTGAGATCAACCAGGCTTCCTGTTGCCGTATATCCAAGAAGGCCATACTGCTCCAGAACAACCACAGTTTCCACAAGAAAACTCACGTCTGCTGTGGCTCAGCCATGACTGCATTTGGTCGACTAGACCCCAGTGGTTGCCATCCGAAGTAGATTCACCGGTCTTCCTGGGTTCACCTAGGTTCAGATTCTTATTATCAACAATCTCCACCCCACAAACCAAAACATGTACTCAGCGATCGAGACAGTACTGGTCATGACATACCCAATCAGAGTATCTTGCAGGTACTGACCCAAGACACCATAatcggtacggagtacctaggGAGCACGGCCCAAAGCATCCAGTTTGATGTCAACCCCGGATTCTCCGCATCCCCACATTTCCCCGCCGGCGCTCAGCAACAGCGCTCTCTTGTTCGGCCGTAACCCCACCGGCGGGATGATCATCGTCTCGGTCCAATGGCTCCGGACGACGCCACAATTGCAGGGAAAAATAAGCTTGCTCCGCTCGGGGATTCCCTCAGATTGGGTTCCTGGGGTATCTCTTCACTCTTACGCCGCCGGAATGACCCTACCCCACTCCGCCGGGCCTATGGCACCGCTGAGGTATATAAAGGCTTGGAAgactcttcttcagctcaaTTGAACAGCACCACTACGCAAGCACCAATCCAAGACCAGCTACCATGAAGACGACCACCGTTGCCTCCCTGCTGTTGGCCGGGACGGCTC contains:
- the optG gene encoding OPT family oligopeptide transporter; protein product: MLDKMGRLSVFNRKRRAADGTTPSAGSNESLSPPATAAPLNDAEKIKPVSETAAIEQETEQDPEVAALPLEVRQLVSLTDDPTLPTITCRYFLLSLLFVVPGAFLSQMSHYRTTQAPYSVFFVQIACHYVGHFLARWLPAWTIRIPLTKWAFSLNPGPWSIKEHVLVTLTAASGATYNLGYAPISMAELFYGERVHPAVAIFFMFAIVWIGYAFAAIARQILLYDPAFIWPQALMQTTLFETFRKQDTSSPLAKRQMKIFFFSLLGMTLWQFLPEYVFPFTSSLAFLCWVAPRNPVANFIGSGMGGMGFLNLSLDWSNINWNGSSILLTPWWTQVVLFLAFAFNCWVLLPAAKWGNLGSYKHGLMSNSLLTTNGTKYPILDLLTPDFRLNQTAYEEIGPMYMGLQNVWATFFDYAKVTASVAWVATFGYSQVKGNLLKMFRSRDKTSQTKGEGINHQYTDRLNVLQRSYQEVPLWWYLVLFMAGFIILIVSIACGYLWIPIWTVFVALGSAAALVLPFAFLYAVSNYQLAVGSFNELIYGYMVHTKAGEGHRHPCGPSTYGSIAGDAWYRAQYMLQDQKIGHYMHIPPRTVFFSQVFGTVLGIPMNYAVMRWVLSTKRDVLTGAKPDPLHQWTGQSLISSNTLGVQYAVIGPAELFKQSEMRPLPWSFLLGALLPPVLYGLHRLLPRWRIDLWNVSIFFSGLAVFYGNLSTGYTSAIIGGYVVMYWAYRKRFEVWKRYSYMIAAAFDAGFNLNMLLIFLFFGSGKQISMPNWWGNNPDSVERCFALD